A genomic region of Phragmites australis chromosome 2, lpPhrAust1.1, whole genome shotgun sequence contains the following coding sequences:
- the LOC133909543 gene encoding glutathione S-transferase 3-like: MAPLKLYGMPLSPNVVRVATALNEKGLDFEIVPIDLRTGAHKQPEFLALNPFGQIPALEDGDEVLYESRAINRYIATKYKSDGPDLVPTPSAKLEVWLEVESQHFYPNVSPLVFQLLIKPLLGGAPDPEVVDKHAHELAKVLDIYEAHLAQNKYLAGDEFTLADLNHMSYLLYLSKTPKAELVTSRPHVKAWWEDISARPAFQKTVAAIPLPSA, from the exons atggcGCCGTTGAAGCTGTACGGGATGCCGCTGTCgcccaacgtcgtgcgcgtggCGACGGCGCTCAACGAGAAGGGCCTCGACTTCGAGATCGTCCCCATCGACCTCCGCACCGGCGCGCACAAGCAGCCCGAATTCCTCGCCCTCAAC CCCTTTGGCCAGATCCCTGCGCTGGAGGACGGCGATGAAGTTCTCTACG AGTCCCGTGCGATCAACCGCTACATCGCGACCAAGTACAAGTCCGACGGCCCGGACCTTGTCCCGACGCCGTCGGCCAAGCTGGAGGTGTGGCTGGAGGTGGAGTCGCAGCACTTCTACCCGAACGTATCCCCTCTGGTGTTCCAGCTCCTCATCAAGCCCCTGTTGGGCGGCGCCCCCGATCCGGAGGTGGTGGACAAGCACGCCCACGAGCTGGCCAAGGTGCTGGACATCTACGAGGCGCACCTGGCCCAGAACAAGTACCTCGCCGGGGACGAGTTCACGCTCGCCGACCTCAACCACATGTCCTACCTGCTGTACCTCAGCAAGACGCCCAAGGCGGAGCTCGTGACGTCCAGGCCCCACGTCAAGGCGTGGTGGGAGGACATCTCGGCGCGCCCCGCGTTCCAGAAGACCGTCGCCGCCATTCCCCTGCCGTCCGCTTGA
- the LOC133909545 gene encoding autophagy-related protein 18a-like isoform X1, whose translation MATPATEPAPPNPNPVSDDPPPPQTEEEAPESPPPASTTSIESTPSGDKESDNDSQSVSSASSTPAAVAAAGGGAERHFPAAKDLLHISFNQDYGCFAAGTKSGFRIYNCDPFREIFRRDLAAEGDSGGGGGIGVVEMLFRCNILALVGGGDNPHYPPNKVMIWDDHQSRCIGELSFRSPVRGVCLRRDRIIVVLENKIFVYNFSDLKLVHQIETAPNPKGLCAVSQQPGSIVLVCPGAQKGQVRVEHYGARKTKFINAHASRVACFALSMDGRLIATASTKGTLVRIFNAAEGNLLQEVRRGADRAEIYSLAFSNNLQYLAVSSDKGTIHVFNLKINVGSTANDKPLPAPDPEVPHMSPPLSFIKGVLPKYFHSEWSVAQFRLHEGEHYIVAFGHEKNTVAVVGMDGSFYRCQFDPVNGGEMLQLECYSFLKPSDQP comes from the exons ATGGCGACGCCCGCCACCGAGCCGGCCCCACCGAACCCTAACCCCGTGTCCGacgacccgccgccgccgcagacggaggaggaggcgccggagtcgccgccgccTGCTTCGACCACCTCGATCGAGTCCACCCCCTCCGGCGACAAGGAGAGCGATAATGATTCTCAGTCCGTCTCGTCGGCCTCGTCCACCCCCGCGGCCGTCGCGGCCGCCGGGGGCGGGGCCGAGAGGCACTTCCCCGCGGCGAAGGACCTCCTCCACATCTCCTTCAACCAGGACTACGGCTGCTTCGCGGCGGGCACCAAGTCCGGCTTCCGCATCTACAACTGCGACCCCTTCCGCGAGATCTTCCGCCGCGACCTCGCCGCGGAGGGGGACAGCGGCGGGGGAGGCGGTATCGGCGTCGTCGAAATGCTGTTCCGCTGCAACATACTCGcgctcgtcggcggcggcgataACCCCCACTACCCGCCGAACAAGGTGATGATTTGGGACGACCACCAGAGCCGCTGCATCGGGGAGCTCTCCTTCCGGTCCCCCGTACGCGGCGTCTGCCTCCGCCGCGACCGCATCATCGTGGTCCTCGAGAACAAAATTTTCGTCTACAACTTCTCAGACCTTAAGCTCGTGCACCAGATTGAGACCGCGCCCAATCCGAAGGGCCTCTGCGCGGTGTCGCAGCAGCCTGGGTCGATTGTGCTGGTTTGCCCTGGTGCGCAGAAGGGGCAGGTCAGGGTGGAACACTACGGGGCAAGGAAGACCAAGTTTATCAATGCACACGCTTCCCGTGTTGCGTGCTTTGCATTGTCAATGGATGGGAGGCTGATTGCCACTGCTAGCACCAAAGGAACGCTAGTCAGAATCTTCAATGCTGCTGAGGGCAATCTTCTGCAGGAA GTAAGGAGAGGTGCTGATAGAGCCGAAATATATAGCTTGGCTTTCTCAAATAATTTGCAGTATTTGGCTGTATCCAGTGATAAAGGAACAATACATGTGTTCAATCTAAAGATAAATGTGGGATCAACTGCAAATGATAAGCCTCTGCCGGCTCCAGATCCTGAAGTTCCCCATATGAGTCCTCCTCTTTCTTTCATTAAGG GTGTGTTGCCGAAATATTTCCACTCCGAGTGGTCGGTTGCTCAATTCAGGCTGCATGAGGGTGAGCATTATATTGTTGCATTTGGACATGAGAAGAATACCGTGGCAGTTGTTGGTATGGATGGAAG CTTCTACAGATGCCAGTTCGACCCAGTTAATGGAGGAGAAATGCTGCAGCTGGAGTGCTACAGTTTCCTGAAACCATCGGATCAACCGTAG
- the LOC133909545 gene encoding autophagy-related protein 18a-like isoform X2, with amino-acid sequence MATPATEPAPPNPNPVSDDPPPPQTEEEAPESPPPASTTSIESTPSGDKESDNDSQSVSSASSTPAAVAAAGGGAERHFPAAKDLLHISFNQDYGCFAAGTKSGFRIYNCDPFREIFRRDLAAEGDSGGGGGIGVVEMLFRCNILALVGGGDNPHYPPNKVMIWDDHQSRCIGELSFRSPVRGVCLRRDRIIVVLENKIFVYNFSDLKLVHQIETAPNPKGLCAVSQQPGSIVLVCPGAQKGQVRVEHYGARKTKFINAHASRVACFALSMDGRLIATASTKGTLVRIFNAAEGNLLQEVRRGADRAEIYSLAFSNNLQYLAVSSDKGTIHVFNLKINVGSTANDKPLPAPDPEVPHMSPPLSFIKGHIWI; translated from the exons ATGGCGACGCCCGCCACCGAGCCGGCCCCACCGAACCCTAACCCCGTGTCCGacgacccgccgccgccgcagacggaggaggaggcgccggagtcgccgccgccTGCTTCGACCACCTCGATCGAGTCCACCCCCTCCGGCGACAAGGAGAGCGATAATGATTCTCAGTCCGTCTCGTCGGCCTCGTCCACCCCCGCGGCCGTCGCGGCCGCCGGGGGCGGGGCCGAGAGGCACTTCCCCGCGGCGAAGGACCTCCTCCACATCTCCTTCAACCAGGACTACGGCTGCTTCGCGGCGGGCACCAAGTCCGGCTTCCGCATCTACAACTGCGACCCCTTCCGCGAGATCTTCCGCCGCGACCTCGCCGCGGAGGGGGACAGCGGCGGGGGAGGCGGTATCGGCGTCGTCGAAATGCTGTTCCGCTGCAACATACTCGcgctcgtcggcggcggcgataACCCCCACTACCCGCCGAACAAGGTGATGATTTGGGACGACCACCAGAGCCGCTGCATCGGGGAGCTCTCCTTCCGGTCCCCCGTACGCGGCGTCTGCCTCCGCCGCGACCGCATCATCGTGGTCCTCGAGAACAAAATTTTCGTCTACAACTTCTCAGACCTTAAGCTCGTGCACCAGATTGAGACCGCGCCCAATCCGAAGGGCCTCTGCGCGGTGTCGCAGCAGCCTGGGTCGATTGTGCTGGTTTGCCCTGGTGCGCAGAAGGGGCAGGTCAGGGTGGAACACTACGGGGCAAGGAAGACCAAGTTTATCAATGCACACGCTTCCCGTGTTGCGTGCTTTGCATTGTCAATGGATGGGAGGCTGATTGCCACTGCTAGCACCAAAGGAACGCTAGTCAGAATCTTCAATGCTGCTGAGGGCAATCTTCTGCAGGAA GTAAGGAGAGGTGCTGATAGAGCCGAAATATATAGCTTGGCTTTCTCAAATAATTTGCAGTATTTGGCTGTATCCAGTGATAAAGGAACAATACATGTGTTCAATCTAAAGATAAATGTGGGATCAACTGCAAATGATAAGCCTCTGCCGGCTCCAGATCCTGAAGTTCCCCATATGAGTCCTCCTCTTTCTTTCATTAAGG GGCATATATGGATTTGA
- the LOC133909547 gene encoding protein SRC2-like — protein sequence MAQRTLELTLISAKDLKEVNLLSKMEVYAVVSLSGDPRSRQRIQADRRGGRNPTWNATLRFTVPASGLGSLHVLLRAERALGDRDVGEVHIPLSELLSGAPDGPVPSKFVAYQVRRISSGKPQGVLNFSYKLGEVTKSAGYAPNTASAAYAQPPPAAAYPPPSAYRPAGMADAYPPPSAYPPAAKADAYPPPTAYPPAAKADATYPPPTAYPPAAKPNEATTAYPTPSGYPPASGKPVTAYPAAGPSTAAPYAASPLQYGYGYPPQQPAGYGYPPPPQAGYGYPPQAGYGYQQQAVKPPKKNNLGLGLGAGLLGGAVGGLLIGDMISDASSHDAGYDAGFDDGGGFDF from the coding sequence ATGGCGCAGAGGACGCTAGAGCTGACGCTGATCTCGGCGAAGGATCTGAAGGAGGTGAACCTGCTCTCCAAGATGGAGGTGTACGCCGTCGTCTCGCTCTCAGGCGACCCCCGCTCGCGGCAGCGGATCCAGGCCgaccgccgcggcggccgcaaCCCCACCTGGAACGCCACGCTTCGCTTCACCGTCCCGGCCTCGGGCCTCGGCTCCCTCCACGTCCTCCTCCGCGCCGAGCGCGCCCTCGGCGACCGCGACGTCGGCGAGGTCCACATCCCCCTCTCCGAGCTCCTCTCCGGCGCCCCTGACGGCCCGGTCCCCTCCAAGTTCGTCGCGTACCAGGTCCGCAGGATCTCGTCCGGCAAGCCACAGGGGGTTCTCAACTTCTCATACAAGCTCGGCGAGGTCACCAAATCGGCCGGCTACGCTCCCAACACCGCCTCAGCCGCGTACGCGCAGCCTCCACCGGCCGCAGCGTACCCGCCTCCCTCCGCCTACCGGCCAGCGGGCATGGCCGATGCGTACCCGCCTCCCTCCGCCTACCCGCCGGCAGCCAAGGCGGATGCGTACCCGCCTCCTACCGCCTACCCGCCAGCAGCCAAGGCCGACGCGACCTACCCGCCCCCCACCGCCTACCCGCCTGCGGCAAAGCCCAACGAGGCGACAACAGCTTACCCAACCCCATCCGGCTACCCGCCCGCGTCAGGCAAGCCGGTGACGGCATACCCTGCCGCCGGCCCCAGCACCGCGGCGCCCTACGCGGCTTCTCCTCTGCAGTACGGATACGGCTACCCACCGCAGCAACCGGCCGGCTACGGgtacccgccgccgccgcaagcTGGGTACGGGTACCCGCCGCAGGCTGGGTACGGGTACCAGCAGCAGGCCGTGAAGCCGCCGAAGAAGAATAACCTCGGGTTGGGGCTCGGGGCCGGGCTTCTCGGAGGCGCGGTCGGCGGGCTCCTGATCGGGGATATGATCTCGGATGCGTCGTCGCACGATGCCGGCTACGACGCCGGGTTCGACGACGGCGGTGGCTTTGATTTCTAG